One genomic segment of Bacteroidota bacterium includes these proteins:
- a CDS encoding V-type ATP synthase subunit K yields MTIAVILAFIGLGLMVGLSGIGSATGVSIGGRATLGALKKKPDAFGNYMLLSALPGSQGLYGFAGFFIMNTKLAAIPAGEMTIMQGGAILAAGIILGLVCLYSAIQQGQVVANGIEAMASGHDVFGKTMVLAVFPELYAIIAFAATFLISATI; encoded by the coding sequence ATGACAATCGCAGTTATTTTAGCTTTCATCGGTCTCGGATTAATGGTCGGTTTATCCGGAATTGGAAGTGCAACCGGAGTATCCATTGGTGGCCGTGCAACATTAGGCGCATTAAAGAAAAAACCCGATGCATTCGGAAACTATATGTTGCTCAGTGCCTTACCCGGCTCCCAGGGATTATATGGCTTTGCCGGTTTTTTTATTATGAACACAAAGTTGGCAGCAATACCCGCCGGCGAAATGACTATCATGCAAGGCGGCGCCATTTTAGCCGCAGGCATCATACTCGGTCTCGTATGTTTATACTCCGCCATTCAGCAGGGGCAGGTAGTAGCCAATGGAATAGAAGCAATGGCTTCCGGCCACGATGTATTTGGCAAAACTATGGTGCTCGCAGTGTTCCCCGAACTCTATGCAATCATCGCCTTCGCAGCCACATTTCTTATTAGCGCTACCATATAG